The DNA segment TGGGCAAAGGAGTTCATAAAGCAGTGAAAAATGTTAATACTCTCATTGCCGAAGCACTTTTGGGTACTTCAGTTTTTGAACAGAATCTAATCGATCAGACAATGATCGAACTTGATCAAACTCATAATAAATCAAATTTAGGTGCCAACGCAATTCTAGGAGTTTCACTTGCCGTGGCCAAAGCCGCTGCAAACGAACTTGGAATGCCGCTATACAGATATATTGGAGGTGTTTCTGCAAACACACTTCCAGTGCCAATGATGAATATCATCAATGGTGGATCGCATTCAGATGCGCCGATTGCTTTTCAGGAATTTATGATCATTCCGGTTAAAGCCAAAACATACACCCAAGCATTGCAGATGGGTACGGAGATTTTCCACCATCTTAAAAAAGGACTTCACGACTTAAATCTTTCTACTGCAGTAGGAGATGAAGGCGGTTTTGCACCAAATCTCGTTGGTGGTACAGAAGAAGCAATTGAGCGTATCAAAAATGCAGTTGAATCGGCAGGATACACTTTTGGTGGTGACATCAAATTGGCTTTAGACTGTGCAGCTTCAGAATTTTATGTAAAAGGCCTTTACGATTATTCAAAATTTGAAGGTCCACAAGGAAAAATTAGAACATCAATTGAGCAAGTGCAGTACCTTGCTGAACTTTCGCAAAAATACCCAATTATATCTATCGAAGATGGAATGCATGAAGACGATTGGGACGGATGGAAAATGCTAACCGAAGCAATTGGAGACCGCGTGCAACTTGTAGGAGATGATCTTTTTGTGACCAATGTAACTAGACTTGCAAGAGGAATTGAGCAAGGAATTGGAAATTCGATTCTAGTAAAGGTGAACCAAATTGGAACACTTACAGAAACTATCGCAGCAGTAAATATGGCACACCGCGCTGGATTTACATCAGTAATGTCACACCGCTCGGGCGAAACCGAAGATTATACAATTGCCGATCTTGCCGTAGCATTAAACTGTGGTCAAATCAAAACCGGCTCAGCATCGCGCTCAGATCGTATGGCAAAATACAATCAACTTTTGCGTATTGAAGAAGAATTAGGCGACACCGCTTATTTTCCAGGAGCTCAAGCGTTCAAAGTACACTAATTTTTTTAGGAGCTTAATCCTGCTTTTTGCTCCAAGCTTTTTGGCCATAATCCATTTTTGTAAGCAGTAAGAAGGGCTTCCTTCGGTCGCTTTCTTACTGCCACAAAAAATAGGATTCTGCCTGCAAAAGGCTTTTCACTGCAATCAGGGCTAAGGCATCTCATAACTTTAGAAATTTTGATTTCAACTAGACGAAAAGGTTTCAAAAACCAGATATTAAAAATCCCTTTCAGAACAATAAGTTTTGAAGGGGATTTTTGTTTTAATACATTTTAGGAAAATTGTCTTGAATTTTGAGGAAATCAAATGGGACCGATTAACTTCAGAAGTATTTTAATTTAGATTTGTCTTTTTAGTTCGGCGAAAGTCAACAACCTAGTTTTAAAAGAAAAGCAGATATGCTAAATCTGGAAAATGCAGAAGTATCCTGCTCAACGAATAGCTTCGGAAATGTTCAAGTCGTAATTTTTTCTTTTATTACTTCGGCGAAAGCCAAAATCTTCTCTAACTGAAATATTTCGTGCACCATAAAGTTCTAGTGCATAAATTTAGAATCATTTGCAAGAGATTATCAGATAATAAAACGTGATAAATTCAGATTATTTGCTTAATGTTGATACAGACAATTTTAATGCTTGCAATTTGTCTTAAAAAACACTGTTTTTTTTGTTATTTCTCTGTAAACAGGCTTTCACATTAATACTATTTTCATTAGATTTGTTCGGATAATAAATTCACAAAACAAATTTCCCTATATATTATGTCAAAAATCGCAACATTAGAGATCGACGGAAAAAAGTATGAATTTCCAGTTATTATTGGAACTGAAAACGAAGTTGCCATCGATATAGAAAAACTTAGAAGTGAAACAGGATACATTACGATGGATCCAGGTTATAAGAATTCGGGTTCTTGCAAAAGTGACATTACATTTCTAGACGGTGAAGAAGGAATTCTAAGATACCGTGGTTATAGCATCGAAGATCTTGCTGGAAAAGCAAACTTCCTTGAAGTTGCCTATTTACTAGTTTTTGGAGAGCTTCCTACAAAGGATCAGCTATTTCAATTTGAAGAAGATATTCGCAAGCATACATTGGTCAATGAAGAGATGAAGAAAATCGTTGAAGGTTTTCCAAGAACTGCCCACCCAATGGGAATTTTGGCATCTTTGACATCAGCACTAACAGCTTTTAATCCAAAGCCGGTTAATGTTGAAAATGAGAAAGAAATGTATCAAGCGGTTTGTAAAACAATGGGAAAATTCCTAGTGATTGCAACTTACACATACCGCAAATCAATGGGTTATCCATTGAATTATTATGATAATACAAAAGGATATGTAGAGAATTTCATGCACTTAATGTTCGAACTTCCTACAGGACCTTACACGCCAGACCCAGCTGTGGTTGATGCTTTGAACAAATTATTTATTCTTCACGGAGATCACGAACAAAATTGTTCTACATCTACTGTACGTATGGTTGGATCGTCTCACGCTGGATTATTCGCTTCAATCTCTGCAGGAGTTTCAGCACTTTGGGGACCACTTCACGGTGGTGCAAATCAAGCTGTACTTGAAATGCTAGAAGAAATTCAAGCTAATGGTGGAGATGCAGACAAATATATGGCAAAGGCCAAAGATAGAAACGACCCATTCCGCCTAATGGGCTTTGGACACCGCGTTTATAAGAACTTTGACCCACGCGCAAAAATTATCAAAAAGGCAGCAGACGAAGTTCTTGCAACTTTAGGAGTGGATGATCCAATTTTGCAAATTGCAAAAAAATTGGAAGCCGCAGCACTTGTAGATGACTATTTCGTTTCTAGAAAATTATATCCAAATGTTGATTTCTATTCAGGTATCATTTACCGCGCAATGGGAATTCCAACTGAAATGTTTACCGTTCTTTTTGCAATCGGTCGTCTTCCAGGATGGATCGCTCAGTGGAAAGAGATGCGCATCAATAAAGAACCTATCGGAAGACCAAGACAAATCTATACAGGATATGAGCTTAGAGACTTTAAACCGATGGATCAACGTTAATGATTTTGGCAAAAGCCATCACTATAAAAAAAGCTTCTCCGTATAGAGGAGCTTTTTTATCTTAATAATTAGTCAAAACTTTTAGTATGCTAGAATTAAATATTCAAAACGAAACTTCAACTTTAAAAGCAGTAATTTTAGGCACTGCTGTCAGCAATGG comes from the Flavobacterium ardleyense genome and includes:
- the eno gene encoding phosphopyruvate hydratase yields the protein MSIIISVHARQIFDSRGNPTVEVDVMTENGTLGRAAVPSGASTGEHEAVELRDGGKAFMGKGVHKAVKNVNTLIAEALLGTSVFEQNLIDQTMIELDQTHNKSNLGANAILGVSLAVAKAAANELGMPLYRYIGGVSANTLPVPMMNIINGGSHSDAPIAFQEFMIIPVKAKTYTQALQMGTEIFHHLKKGLHDLNLSTAVGDEGGFAPNLVGGTEEAIERIKNAVESAGYTFGGDIKLALDCAASEFYVKGLYDYSKFEGPQGKIRTSIEQVQYLAELSQKYPIISIEDGMHEDDWDGWKMLTEAIGDRVQLVGDDLFVTNVTRLARGIEQGIGNSILVKVNQIGTLTETIAAVNMAHRAGFTSVMSHRSGETEDYTIADLAVALNCGQIKTGSASRSDRMAKYNQLLRIEEELGDTAYFPGAQAFKVH
- a CDS encoding citrate synthase, encoding MSKIATLEIDGKKYEFPVIIGTENEVAIDIEKLRSETGYITMDPGYKNSGSCKSDITFLDGEEGILRYRGYSIEDLAGKANFLEVAYLLVFGELPTKDQLFQFEEDIRKHTLVNEEMKKIVEGFPRTAHPMGILASLTSALTAFNPKPVNVENEKEMYQAVCKTMGKFLVIATYTYRKSMGYPLNYYDNTKGYVENFMHLMFELPTGPYTPDPAVVDALNKLFILHGDHEQNCSTSTVRMVGSSHAGLFASISAGVSALWGPLHGGANQAVLEMLEEIQANGGDADKYMAKAKDRNDPFRLMGFGHRVYKNFDPRAKIIKKAADEVLATLGVDDPILQIAKKLEAAALVDDYFVSRKLYPNVDFYSGIIYRAMGIPTEMFTVLFAIGRLPGWIAQWKEMRINKEPIGRPRQIYTGYELRDFKPMDQR